In Brevibacillus brevis, a genomic segment contains:
- the kdpA gene encoding potassium-transporting ATPase subunit KdpA, with amino-acid sequence MDFLQISLVLVVLIALAIPMGRYLAGAFSLEETRLDRLFGGVERLICKVCGIRTADMNWKQYATAVLVSNIAMVAIAYLLLRLQGVLPANPSGIAAMEPLLSFNTAVSFLTNTNLQHYSGESGLSYLSQMMVIIYLMFTTPATGIAVVMAFMRGLTGKRSIGNYYVDLIRAHTRLLIPLSVVVTLLLVAQGVPQTLEPTATAETITGAQQEIARGPVASLVSIKHLGTNGGGFFGVNSSHPFENPTPLSNVMEILSMFLIPASLPFAFGFMAKSRKQGWMIFGAMGLLFLGFLVLAYVSEADGNPALAHAGLSQTMGSMEGKEVRFGIAQSALFTAVTTAATTGTVNNMHDTLTPLGGLVPMGEMMLNCVFGGDGVGTVNILMYAILAVFIAGLMVGRTPEFLGRKIEGKEMKLIAIAILVHPLIILAPTAIALASETGTAAISNPGFHGISQVLYEFTSSAANNGSGFEGLGDNTPFWNVSTGLVMLFGRYVSIIAMLAVAGSLIAKRSVPETLGTLRTDNAMFLVILLATVLIVGALTFLPVLVLGPVAEWLTIR; translated from the coding sequence GTGGATTTTCTGCAAATATCGTTGGTGTTGGTCGTATTGATTGCTCTGGCCATACCGATGGGACGCTATCTGGCTGGTGCTTTCTCGCTGGAGGAGACGCGGCTTGACCGCCTTTTCGGCGGAGTGGAACGACTGATCTGCAAAGTGTGCGGCATTCGCACCGCAGACATGAACTGGAAGCAATACGCAACGGCCGTGTTGGTGAGCAACATCGCGATGGTAGCGATCGCGTATCTATTGCTTCGCCTGCAGGGCGTCCTGCCTGCCAATCCGAGCGGGATCGCCGCGATGGAGCCGCTGCTGTCGTTCAACACCGCAGTCAGCTTTTTGACCAACACCAACCTGCAGCATTACAGCGGGGAGAGCGGATTGTCGTATCTCTCGCAAATGATGGTCATCATCTATCTGATGTTTACCACGCCGGCCACAGGCATCGCCGTCGTCATGGCGTTCATGCGCGGACTGACAGGCAAGCGCAGCATCGGCAACTACTACGTGGATTTGATCCGCGCCCACACACGCTTGCTCATCCCGCTTTCGGTCGTCGTCACGCTGCTGCTCGTCGCCCAAGGCGTCCCGCAAACGTTGGAGCCGACTGCGACGGCGGAGACGATCACGGGCGCCCAGCAGGAAATCGCACGGGGACCGGTAGCCTCACTCGTTTCCATCAAGCACCTGGGGACGAACGGCGGCGGATTTTTCGGGGTCAACTCTTCGCATCCGTTTGAAAACCCGACCCCTTTGTCGAATGTCATGGAAATTCTTTCGATGTTTCTCATTCCGGCATCGCTTCCGTTCGCGTTTGGCTTCATGGCGAAAAGCCGAAAGCAAGGCTGGATGATCTTCGGTGCAATGGGCCTACTGTTTCTCGGCTTCCTGGTCCTGGCGTACGTGAGCGAGGCGGATGGCAACCCGGCCTTGGCGCATGCGGGCTTGTCACAGACCATGGGCAGCATGGAGGGCAAAGAGGTGCGCTTCGGGATTGCGCAGAGCGCTCTGTTCACAGCCGTCACGACGGCGGCGACCACGGGGACGGTGAACAACATGCACGACACGCTGACACCTCTCGGCGGACTTGTGCCTATGGGCGAAATGATGCTCAACTGCGTCTTTGGCGGAGACGGCGTGGGTACGGTCAACATCCTGATGTACGCGATCCTGGCTGTGTTTATCGCAGGACTGATGGTGGGCCGCACGCCGGAATTTTTGGGCCGCAAGATCGAGGGCAAGGAAATGAAGCTGATCGCGATTGCGATCCTCGTGCATCCGCTGATCATTTTGGCTCCGACGGCCATCGCATTGGCGAGTGAAACGGGCACGGCCGCGATCTCAAATCCAGGCTTCCACGGCATCTCCCAGGTGCTGTACGAATTCACGTCGTCGGCTGCCAACAACGGCTCCGGCTTCGAAGGACTCGGAGACAACACGCCGTTCTGGAACGTATCGACGGGTCTGGTCATGCTGTTTGGCCGATACGTTTCGATCATCGCGATGCTCGCGGTAGCAGGCTCTCTGATCGCTAAGCGGTCCGTGCCTGAGACGCTGGGAACGCTTCGCACGGACAATGCGATGTTTCTGGTCATCCTGCTCGCGACGGTGTTGATCGTGGGGGCGCTGACATTCTTGCCCGTACTGGTACTGGGGCCGGTCGCCGAGTGGCTGACGATCCGTTAG
- a CDS encoding DUF2294 domain-containing protein yields MAISNKKKLEAEISEAFIKFQRDLIGRGPQEAKTYIVGDMVICRFKGVLTVEERHLSSHDKGRRIVKEMREVLREMYSEESEEIVEKHTGCKVLSSHSDISTKMGERIEVYVLDKDLEKMLA; encoded by the coding sequence TTGGCCATCTCTAACAAAAAAAAGCTGGAAGCGGAGATCAGCGAAGCGTTTATCAAATTCCAACGCGACCTGATCGGCCGGGGACCGCAGGAAGCGAAAACGTATATCGTCGGAGACATGGTCATCTGCCGGTTCAAGGGCGTACTCACTGTGGAGGAGCGGCATTTATCCAGTCACGATAAAGGCAGGCGGATTGTGAAGGAAATGCGCGAGGTGCTGCGCGAAATGTACAGCGAAGAGTCCGAGGAAATCGTGGAAAAGCATACGGGATGCAAGGTGCTCTCCAGCCACAGCGACATCAGCACCAAAATGGGGGAGAGGATCGAGGTGTACGTATTGGACAAGGATCTCGAGAAAATGCTTGCCTGA
- a CDS encoding ABC transporter ATP-binding protein yields MNSALATGVSKRFGNVSALHQVDVAVGQGEFVALLGPSGCGKTTLLRLLAGFEAPTDGEIWINNELVADKAKRRPPEERRIGMVFQSFALWPHLTVYENVAFPLRHQQHVPEEYRKNPRQRVSQMLEMVGLAGMENRYPSQLSGGQKQRVALARAVVFNPALLLMDEPLSSLDAELRMQMRKEISHIHRELGTAIVYVTHDQSEALGMADKIVVMRDGKIEQAGTPQEIYYAPQSTFVAKFVGRANFLKGSWTDKQTFLLTSKEQTVPIRVTRDCTPFHAQSLLPVRPEQIRLRQWHRDSQGITGTVKHVQFQGRELLYSIQAGEEEWEVVTDIRERFDYGQQVAIEICV; encoded by the coding sequence ATGAACAGTGCATTGGCGACAGGCGTTTCCAAGCGGTTTGGCAATGTTTCCGCCTTGCATCAAGTCGATGTTGCGGTCGGGCAGGGAGAGTTTGTCGCCCTGTTGGGACCGAGCGGCTGCGGCAAGACGACATTGCTGCGTTTGCTGGCAGGCTTTGAAGCCCCGACGGACGGGGAGATCTGGATCAACAATGAGCTGGTGGCCGACAAAGCAAAAAGAAGGCCCCCCGAAGAGCGCCGCATCGGTATGGTGTTTCAGTCGTTTGCTCTTTGGCCGCATCTGACCGTGTACGAAAACGTGGCGTTTCCTTTGCGCCATCAGCAGCATGTGCCGGAGGAATACCGGAAAAATCCCCGGCAAAGAGTGTCGCAGATGCTGGAGATGGTCGGGCTTGCAGGGATGGAGAACCGGTATCCGAGCCAGCTGTCGGGCGGCCAAAAGCAACGCGTCGCCTTGGCGAGGGCGGTGGTGTTCAACCCGGCCCTGCTCTTGATGGACGAGCCGCTGAGCAGCCTGGACGCGGAGCTGCGCATGCAGATGCGCAAAGAGATCTCGCACATCCACCGCGAGCTGGGGACAGCCATTGTCTATGTGACGCACGATCAGTCCGAAGCCCTGGGCATGGCGGACAAGATCGTGGTGATGCGGGACGGCAAGATCGAGCAGGCCGGGACTCCCCAGGAGATTTACTACGCGCCGCAGTCGACGTTTGTCGCCAAATTCGTCGGCCGCGCCAACTTTTTAAAGGGGAGCTGGACCGACAAGCAGACTTTTTTGCTGACAAGCAAAGAGCAAACGGTACCGATCCGCGTAACGCGCGACTGCACGCCGTTTCACGCGCAGTCTCTTCTGCCTGTGCGACCGGAGCAAATCAGGCTTCGGCAATGGCACCGCGATTCTCAGGGCATCACGGGCACAGTCAAGCATGTGCAATTTCAGGGACGGGAGCTGCTCTATTCGATCCAGGCAGGGGAAGAAGAGTGGGAGGTTGTCACTGATATTCGGGAGAGATTTGACTACGGTCAGCAGGTCGCGATTGAAATATGCGTATGA
- a CDS encoding iron ABC transporter permease translates to MASNWQTVWTERQADQGRRWAAPVTLEKATTWLVLLPVAFFFVYPLWKLLTLSVETETGLGWAHFSEVLADARTWDAVSHTIVAAGASTAIAVLLGVTLAWLCAYTDLRGKGAIHLLALLPLLIPSYVMTLAWTQMAGPQGVWNRAASWLAGTPMEVWNVYGLDGIVVVMGLTHYPLVYMLTLSVLYRVPKELEWAARSSGARAGDVFRKVTLPLALPGIASGGLLAFISGLDNFGIPAFLGIPENISVLSTLIYEQVTGFGPSAFSRAAVLSILLGVIALAGTGLQWLLLRKSRVDQTSAADKSVRVPLGGRRWAVEAAVWLFLVVTSVLPLLSMAQTAFLQAYGLPFVWDNVTGKHFAFVLFDHASTRAAIVNSLMLAGLSGLVCLVAGTWFAQWRLQRPSLAAKAMEGAVSLPYALPGMVLGLAMILTWIQPLPGWQPGLYGTVWLILIAYVVRFFILQVKSSTVSIMQVGREVEEAAKINGARSWTRWRRILLPLYAPGMLTGLFLVFLTAFTELTISSLLWSSGSETIGVVIFSFEQAGSTTLSTALSTLIVAAILSALALGGWLKRYWQRRLEG, encoded by the coding sequence GTGGCAAGTAACTGGCAAACCGTTTGGACGGAGCGGCAGGCTGATCAGGGGCGCAGGTGGGCCGCCCCTGTCACCCTTGAAAAGGCGACAACATGGCTGGTTCTGCTGCCAGTCGCTTTCTTTTTTGTCTATCCGTTGTGGAAGCTCCTGACGCTTAGTGTAGAGACGGAAACGGGACTCGGTTGGGCCCATTTTTCAGAGGTGCTGGCAGATGCCCGTACGTGGGACGCGGTCAGCCATACCATCGTCGCAGCAGGAGCTTCGACTGCCATTGCCGTCCTGCTCGGCGTTACGCTCGCCTGGCTGTGCGCCTATACGGATCTTCGCGGAAAAGGGGCAATCCACTTGTTGGCGCTGCTGCCGCTGCTCATCCCTTCGTACGTCATGACGCTCGCCTGGACACAGATGGCCGGGCCGCAAGGGGTATGGAACCGGGCAGCAAGCTGGCTGGCCGGGACGCCGATGGAGGTGTGGAACGTATACGGACTGGACGGCATCGTCGTGGTGATGGGCTTGACCCATTATCCTCTGGTGTACATGCTGACGCTCTCCGTGCTTTACCGCGTCCCCAAGGAGCTGGAGTGGGCGGCTCGCTCGTCGGGAGCAAGGGCTGGGGATGTGTTTCGAAAAGTGACGCTCCCGCTCGCCTTGCCGGGAATTGCGAGTGGTGGATTGCTCGCGTTCATCTCCGGACTCGACAATTTTGGCATTCCGGCCTTTCTCGGTATACCAGAGAATATTTCTGTACTCAGTACGCTCATATACGAGCAAGTGACCGGATTTGGGCCGAGCGCCTTTTCCCGGGCGGCGGTCTTGTCCATTTTGCTGGGGGTGATTGCGCTGGCAGGCACGGGATTGCAGTGGCTCCTCCTGCGAAAAAGCCGCGTCGATCAGACCAGTGCAGCCGACAAGTCTGTCCGCGTCCCGCTTGGCGGGCGGCGCTGGGCAGTCGAGGCAGCGGTTTGGCTGTTTCTCGTGGTGACGAGCGTGCTCCCGCTCTTGTCGATGGCACAGACGGCATTTCTCCAAGCATACGGCTTGCCGTTTGTTTGGGATAACGTGACGGGAAAGCACTTCGCGTTCGTGCTGTTTGACCACGCAAGCACGAGGGCGGCGATCGTCAACAGCTTGATGCTGGCGGGCTTGTCCGGCCTGGTTTGTCTGGTTGCGGGCACGTGGTTCGCGCAATGGCGCCTGCAGCGCCCGTCGCTTGCGGCCAAGGCGATGGAAGGGGCGGTTTCGCTGCCCTACGCGCTGCCGGGCATGGTCCTCGGGCTGGCGATGATCCTGACCTGGATCCAGCCGCTTCCCGGTTGGCAGCCTGGCCTTTACGGTACCGTCTGGCTGATCTTGATCGCTTATGTGGTCCGTTTTTTCATCTTGCAGGTAAAAAGCAGCACGGTATCGATTATGCAGGTCGGCCGGGAAGTAGAGGAAGCCGCCAAAATCAACGGCGCCCGCTCATGGACGAGGTGGCGGCGAATCTTGCTGCCGCTGTACGCTCCCGGTATGCTGACCGGTCTGTTTCTCGTCTTTTTGACGGCCTTTACGGAGTTGACGATTTCGTCCCTTTTGTGGTCATCGGGCTCCGAGACGATCGGCGTCGTGATTTTCAGCTTTGAGCAGGCAGGCTCCACGACGCTTAGCACCGCCCTGTCCACGCTGATCGTGGCCGCGATTCTCTCGGCCTTGGCTCTGGGCGGCTGGTTGAAGCGATATTGGCAACGGAGGTTGGAAGGATGA